The nucleotide window CCGGTAGCCAGAACGCCGAGAGAGCCATCCGTGGTCGCCAGGCCGGCATCGGCAACCATCTGCAGGAAGCGCCTGCGGCGGGTGCGCAGCAGGGCCACCTGGAGCTTGCGCAGGGCGGGTGCGTCATGGGTTGCGGCAATGGACCACTCCGGCTCAAAGGGGTTGCGGATGGCGCGAATCCCGCAGGCCCGGGCAGCGCGCAGCAGGGGACGGAGCACCCGGATAAACATATGCGTGTGCTTGTGAGTATCCACATGCGTAACCGGAACGCCGGCAGCCTGCAGATGGCGGATCTGCGATACCGCTTCGAGTTCGATCTCGGCTTCGGAGATCGCTCCACGCAACAACTGCGAAAGGAAGGCTCCAAGGGTGGGACGAAACTGCCCGTTTGGAGCCAGAGCGGGCGTTTCGCCGGCGGGCAGCGCCGACTCCCCGTCGACCAGCACCACGTGGCAGCCGACGCCGAGGAGGTGTCCCCGCTGTGGAGAGCTTTCCGCGGCCGCAGGGGCAAAATGCGGCGCCGTGGCCATGAGTGTCGCGGAGGTGAGCGCTCTGGCGGCAGAGAGCTCGAGCACGGATTGATTGATCCCGGGAGTGAGGCCGAAATCATCGGCATTGATGATGAGACGAGGCACGCTTGCCTAGTCTAACAATCGATGGACTAACACCCCTGGCAGGTACCGATTAACACAGATGGGGGATGCCAGGTATGGTGCAATTTCCCTAAACTTCCCCATGTCGTTGAGCAGTGGAGCATGGAAGTGGTGAGGGCGGAGAGATGGCGGGGATCGGTCTGATGAT belongs to Silvibacterium dinghuense and includes:
- a CDS encoding ChbG/HpnK family deacetylase; its protein translation is MPRLIINADDFGLTPGINQSVLELSAARALTSATLMATAPHFAPAAAESSPQRGHLLGVGCHVVLVDGESALPAGETPALAPNGQFRPTLGAFLSQLLRGAISEAEIELEAVSQIRHLQAAGVPVTHVDTHKHTHMFIRVLRPLLRAARACGIRAIRNPFEPEWSIAATHDAPALRKLQVALLRTRRRRFLQMVADAGLATTDGSLGVLATGTLNTATLESILHAMPEGTWELVTHPAYYDMALDTVATRLRASRPIEHAALLEAVPRITAGMPSLELLHFGQISP